In Carettochelys insculpta isolate YL-2023 chromosome 3, ASM3395843v1, whole genome shotgun sequence, the genomic stretch AGTGAGAAGACATTGGATGTTTTTCCATCCAGTAATTAGAGGCTTTCGATGCACAagtcactgggtgaaattctatgacCACTGTTTTGTGGGAAGTGTGATTGGAATGAtcccttctgtttttaaaatttattcaCCCTCGTGCCTGTGTAAAACAGTGATATCTGCAGATGATCAGCATCGTGTACATGATAGGGGTTATTTCCATCAGGGCTTTTCTTCTGCATGTTTCAATACTACATTTGATTAGTTCTGAGAAGCACCATAGGCAAGGAACTTCCTTCTGCCACATCTGGCTATTTCAtctcttctcttccccctgcttcccGGTTGCAAATGGAAAGTAAAGATCTCAGAAGCAGCCCGGATGGTCCTGTTGCAACAAAATAAAGCATTCAGGGCCACGGATGTCCCTTGTGTACTTTCATTAGAGTTACAGGAGGGATAAAGTCAGCCCTGTGTCAAACTCGTAAGCAGGTGAGTAGCTGGATTCCATGTATATGCATTGCTTCAAAATGGTTTACTGCAGAAGTGGTTGACAAAACTGCCTGGAGCTAATTACACGGCTGCTCTTTTAAGGGTTAATCAAATGCTGGGTTTTTGTATGAGACGAGGTGTGTGCTGTAGCGCTCAGCTTGAGGCTTTTTACATTTCTGGTACAGACACACCGACAAGACGATGGTGGTGATTAGGAAGACCCCGGTGGTTAGGGACAAGGCAGCAAAGATGGATTTGTAGCTGGGCTTTGTAGTAAAGTGGGTGCAGGGATTGCCTGAGATGGTCTCCTTTGTTGTCTGGCTTGACCCTGCTTTGTTAGAAGCCATCACGCACACCCTGTAGGTGGTGTCTGGTGAAAGTTTGTACAGTGTGTGTTTCCTTGCCGTGGGATAGATCTCAGCAACCAGGAGCTGGCTCTTTTCGCTGCCTTTGGCGTGGTACACAAGCTGGTAAGTATTGACGACTGAATTGGGGGCACACCAGTGGATCTGTGCTGACGTATCTGTTGTTTCAGACACTTCCTTGAGCCTGGGTGGATCCGGAATAGTGTTGTCGCCAGACACTCCAGGACACAAGCACTGGGACAACCTCTGAAGTTCAGAGCATGGCTTTTGGAGATGTTGGCAGGGGTCATAACCACAAAAGACTACTTGCTGAGTTGCAGCTTCCTTTGGTTGATCATCATCGTAATCATCTACATAATGCCCTGAAATTACAGCATGGCTAGGATTTGGAACAGGGTTTGTCCTTGTGGGATTTTGCAACAGTTGATCTATCTGAGATGGGCTTATTGTGCCAGGAGAAAGAAGAGATTGTGTTCCTGTTAGCCCTGTCACTTGAATGGAATTATTAGTAGACTGGTGGAATGTTTCCTCTTGGTGGGACACGGCATTGGTTGCTGTGGCATTGCTCTTCCAAGGATCTGTTTTGGTTATACTCACAGTACTTTGCTGAGTTAAGAAGTCACTGTATAGCTCTCCCAGGATTGTCGAagagggggctgctgctccttcaGTAGAGGGATGGTTTGTAGAATTGGGTGAAATGTCCACACTTATGGGGCTGTTCATTGTTTGAGCTGTTTGCGGCACACTTAGGTTTTGTGGCATCAAGGAGCTTCTATAAAGTTCTTTGGTGAATGGAGTAGAGTCCATCACTGCAGCTACAGTGGTGGGTTTGTCAGTAGGGAGGACGGAAGACTCTTCTGTTGTGAGAGGTTGAGTGTTTGATATGGGGAACGTGGTGTTTCTGTCAGCCTGGCATTTGTTATAGAGCTGTAACAGCGAAAGAGATGATGATGAAGGCATCTCTCTGTCTTCTGAGGCTGTGTAGCAGGTGGTGTCAGAAGCCCTGTggaatgaagcaaattaagttagaGACTCAAACAGCAGAGACTAACAGCAGCAGCGTCTATGAAATGTATCAGATACTGAGCTGCTAATGCCAATCAAACCTATTCACTCACACGAAATTGGGCGAGAGCCAGGAAATTTTGACTACAGTTCTGCACTTTaaggctaatttttttttttatgttactATCTTGGTTGCGTCCTTTTTGCAAGGTGCAGCAAATATCCCCTGACTGGGAGGGATAAAAGTCTGATTCAACAAGCAGCTGTGAAAGCTGAAGGGAAAATACTCAAAGCATCAGGTTccaaaacaaagagaaagccgtgctagtctatacactatcaaaacaaaaaagcagtcaagtagcactttaaagactaacaaaatagtttattaggtcagctttcgtgggacagacccacttcttcagaccatagccagaccagaacagactcaatatttaagacacagagaaccaaaaatagtaatcaaggttgacaaatcagaaaaaaatcaaggtgagcaaatgagagagtaggagggctggcgggggggggcggtaagTCAAGAATTAccttaagccaagtatgcaaaagagccctgtagtgatccagaaaattccaatcttggttcaaaccatgtgttaatgtgtcgaatttgaatataaaagagagttcagcagcctctctttcaaggcTGTTGTGAAAATtgctcttcagtaagatgcagacttttaagtcattaactgaatggcccactccattaaaatgttggctgacaggtttgtggatcaggagtgtttttatgtctgttttgtacccattaactctttgtctaagagagtttgaagtctgtctaatatacaaagcatctgggcattgttggcacatatgagctgcgtctacacgtgcacgctacttcaaagtagcggcagtaacttcgaaatagcgcctgtcacgtctacacgcgtcgggcgctatttcgaagttaacttcgacgttaggcggcaagacgtcgaagtcgctaaccccataagcggataggaatagcgccctacttcgacgttcaacgtcgaagtagggaccgtgtagacgagccgcgtcccgcaacgtcgaaattgcggggtcctccatggcggccatcagctggggggttgagagacgctgtctctccagcccgtgtggggctctatggtcaccgtgtgcagcagcccttagcccagggcttctggctgctgctgctgcagcgggggattcatgctgcatgcacagggtctgcaactggttgtcggctctgtgtatcttgtgctgtttagtgcaagtgtgtctgggaggggccctttaagggagcggcttgctgttgagtccgccctgtgaccctgtctgcagctgtgcctggcacccttatttcgatgtgtgctactgtggcgtgtagacgttccctcgctgtgcctatttcgatgtcgggctgcgcaacgtcgaagttgaacatcgacgttgccggccctggaggacgtgtagacgttattcatcgaaatagcctatttcgatgtcgcaacatcgaaataagctacttcgatgtagggtgcacgtgtagacgtagccatgatgttagttgaggaacatgagaatgtgcccatgattctgtgaataacatgatTAGGTGCAgtcatggtatctccagaatagatatgtggacacagctggcagcgggctttgttgcaaggaaaagttccaggactggtgttcctgcagtatagactgtggctgttggtgagaatcctcacaaggctgggaggttgtctgtaggaggtaacaggcctgtcacctgaattacctaccaggagaaataaaaaaacaaattgacagggccagatgaatacccagagaccagctactctaagataggcccaaaaaagccaagaacagaacaccactggtcattacctacagcccccaactcaaacaaatgcaacgaattattaaagacctacaacctacccttaatcaagatgccacactccagaaggtcagctttgtccacacatgttttctggagataccattactggacctaatcaggttatttgcagaatcacgggcacattctcatgttcctcaactaacatcatatatgccatcatgtgccaacaatgcccagatgctttgtatattggacagacttctaactcccttagacaaagagttaatgtgcacaaaacagacataaaaacactcctgattcacaaagtggtcagtcagcattttaatggagtgggtcattctgttaatgactgaaaagtctgtgtcttactgaagaggaatttgcacagcagtcttgaaagagaagctgctgaactcccttttatattcaaatttgacacattaacatgtggtttgaaccaggatgcgaattttctgggtcattataggggctcttttgcatacttggcttaagctaattcttgactccccacctcacccctctgctctctgatttgctcaccttgataatattttttctgatttgtcacccttgattactatttttggttctctgtgccttaaatatggagtctgttctggtctggccatggtctgaagaagtgggtctgttccacgaaagctcacctaataaactattttgttagtctttaaagtgctacttgactgcttttttgttccaaaacAAAGTGGAGTAATGCCTCttcaaatcagagagcagggggcaaTGTAGAGTGATGGGTAGTTACTTCCACAGCATCCTTGCTCTTTGCTGGCTCAGGAATCTGTGCTCGTAATTTGACTGCAGATCTCCTGATTGATACCGAACGATGCCCTTAAGGCCACTGAGCTATCTTCTGTTTTATCTGTACTCACAGTAAAGTATTAATGGGGAGGCAGAGAATAAATTATCTGTAGTGCCATCATTTTACAGTTCTGATTATGTTAACAGGATAGTGCTGCTTTCGCCTATAATTAGCCCAGTCTTTGGTCTTGAGGAGAGCTTTACTTTAGATGTCTGTCCTTTCAGGAAGATAGGAACAGATGGTGG encodes the following:
- the LRRN4 gene encoding leucine-rich repeat neuronal protein 4 isoform X1, which encodes MFSLLVSFSLLVWEAADGLTDRAAPAVLGNVTTLFHLAQQDHWESNVNLTSMSCEELRKKTWTNLRLKNNSLQAWPACLPGGLEVLDLSTNFLPALSGGEIANLPKLHALSLKNNRIQEVAWGTEALSNLQLLDLSANKLSSVPSCHSAYLPKLKWLSLAGNPVTQLQPLSFSCYPQLQFLNLSTTLLGQEHSGGISTMAFAMNVLPGDTTDRARSAIHVLDLSETFLENIQQEWAQHLASLRSLHLARMPWLKSLDPDLFKSLPWLRELNCQDSHALSGVRTELFNDTHHLNFLAFQNCNLSSFNSWNIINSSGRITINLYGNPLECNCGLSWLLLHPGRVVLQRASDTTCYTASEDREMPSSSSLSLLQLYNKCQADRNTTFPISNTQPLTTEESSVLPTDKPTTVAAVMDSTPFTKELYRSSLMPQNLSVPQTAQTMNSPISVDISPNSTNHPSTEGAAAPSSTILGELYSDFLTQQSTVSITKTDPWKSNATATNAVSHQEETFHQSTNNSIQVTGLTGTQSLLSPGTISPSQIDQLLQNPTRTNPVPNPSHAVISGHYVDDYDDDQPKEAATQQVVFCGYDPCQHLQKPCSELQRLSQCLCPGVSGDNTIPDPPRLKEVSETTDTSAQIHWCAPNSVVNTYQLVYHAKGSEKSQLLVAEIYPTARKHTLYKLSPDTTYRVCVMASNKAGSSQTTKETISGNPCTHFTTKPSYKSIFAALSLTTGVFLITTIVLSVCLYQKCKKPQAERYSTHLVSYKNPAFD
- the LRRN4 gene encoding leucine-rich repeat neuronal protein 4 isoform X2, with amino-acid sequence MFSLLVSFSLLVWEAADGLTDRAAPAVLGNVTTLFHLAQQDHWESNVNLTSMSCEELRKKTWTNLRLKNNSLQAWPACLPGGLEVLDLSTNFLPALSGGEIANLPKLHALSLKNNRIQEVAWGTEALSNLQLLDLSANKLSSVPSCHSAYLPKLKWLSLAGNPVTQLQPLSFSCYPQLQFLNLSTTLLGQEHSGGISTMAFAMNVLPGDTTDRARSAIHVLDLSETFLENIQQEWAQHLASLRSLHLARMPWLKSLDPDLFKSLPWLRELNCQDSHALSGVRTELFNDTHHLNFLAFQKASDTTCYTASEDREMPSSSSLSLLQLYNKCQADRNTTFPISNTQPLTTEESSVLPTDKPTTVAAVMDSTPFTKELYRSSLMPQNLSVPQTAQTMNSPISVDISPNSTNHPSTEGAAAPSSTILGELYSDFLTQQSTVSITKTDPWKSNATATNAVSHQEETFHQSTNNSIQVTGLTGTQSLLSPGTISPSQIDQLLQNPTRTNPVPNPSHAVISGHYVDDYDDDQPKEAATQQVVFCGYDPCQHLQKPCSELQRLSQCLCPGVSGDNTIPDPPRLKEVSETTDTSAQIHWCAPNSVVNTYQLVYHAKGSEKSQLLVAEIYPTARKHTLYKLSPDTTYRVCVMASNKAGSSQTTKETISGNPCTHFTTKPSYKSIFAALSLTTGVFLITTIVLSVCLYQKCKKPQAERYSTHLVSYKNPAFD